One Amorphoplanes digitatis genomic window carries:
- a CDS encoding NADP-dependent oxidoreductase: MSVRSTEVRLAARPQGWPTAETFEIAHAELGDPAPGQVLVRNLLMSVDPYMRGRMDDRKSYVPPFQVGHALEGGAIGEVVESAADGLKPGDIVLHGLGWREYALVNARSAAKVDPSAAPLGAYLGVLGMTGLTAYAGLLRTAEFKPGDVVFVSSAAGAVGQVVGQLARLKGAARVIGSAGSAAKVAFLKDELGFDAAFDYHDGPVAEQLKRAAPDGVDVYFDNVGGEHLEAAISSLNVHGRITVCGMISVYNATEPTPAPRNLATLIGKRLTMRGMLVGDHSDLREAFIADMAPWVADGSIKNQETIFEGLSRAPEAFLAMLRGDGLGKNLVRIAE; encoded by the coding sequence CCGAGCTGGGGGACCCCGCGCCCGGCCAGGTGCTGGTGCGCAACCTGCTCATGAGCGTCGACCCGTACATGCGCGGCCGGATGGACGACCGCAAGTCCTACGTGCCGCCGTTCCAGGTCGGCCACGCCCTGGAGGGCGGCGCGATCGGAGAGGTCGTCGAGTCGGCCGCCGACGGCCTCAAGCCCGGCGACATCGTCCTGCACGGCCTCGGCTGGCGCGAGTACGCCCTGGTCAACGCGCGCTCCGCGGCCAAGGTCGACCCGTCGGCCGCACCGCTGGGCGCGTACCTCGGGGTGCTCGGCATGACCGGGCTCACCGCGTACGCGGGGCTGCTGCGCACCGCGGAGTTCAAGCCGGGCGACGTCGTCTTCGTCTCCAGCGCCGCCGGCGCGGTCGGCCAGGTCGTCGGCCAGCTGGCGCGGCTCAAGGGCGCCGCCCGGGTGATCGGTAGCGCCGGCTCCGCGGCGAAGGTCGCGTTCCTCAAGGACGAGCTCGGCTTCGACGCGGCGTTCGACTATCACGACGGGCCGGTCGCCGAGCAGCTCAAGCGGGCCGCGCCGGACGGCGTCGACGTCTACTTCGACAACGTCGGCGGCGAGCACCTCGAGGCGGCCATCTCCTCGCTGAACGTCCACGGCCGGATCACCGTCTGCGGCATGATCAGCGTCTACAACGCCACCGAGCCGACCCCGGCGCCGCGCAACCTGGCCACGCTGATCGGCAAGCGCCTGACGATGCGCGGCATGCTGGTCGGCGACCACAGCGACCTGCGCGAGGCCTTCATCGCGGACATGGCGCCGTGGGTGGCGGACGGCAGCATCAAGAACCAGGAGACGATCTTCGAGGGCCTGTCGCGGGCGCCGGAGGCCTTCCTGGCCATGCTGCGCGGCGACGGCCTCGGCAAGAACCTGGTCCGCATCGCGGAGTAG
- a CDS encoding pectate lyase — protein MSISSTVNVSGTFDGGMKTYCCIGDGSQSESQDPMFKIANGGTLQNVILGSPAGDGVHCEGTCTIRNVWWNDIGEDAATFKGTGGGTSYVIGGGARSGSDKTFQHNGNGTVSISGFYLSGSGKLYRACGNCTTSYQRHVKVDNVLLNDIDMVTGINSNWGDTATITRVTISNSSSPVVCGKYKGVAKGSEPTYLGEGWDDSNCRVSRSDITYR, from the coding sequence GTGAGCATCAGTAGCACCGTCAACGTCTCCGGGACCTTCGACGGCGGCATGAAGACGTATTGCTGCATCGGTGACGGCTCGCAGAGCGAGTCCCAGGATCCGATGTTCAAGATAGCCAACGGCGGCACCCTGCAGAACGTCATCCTGGGCTCCCCTGCCGGCGACGGCGTGCACTGCGAGGGGACCTGCACCATCAGAAACGTGTGGTGGAACGACATCGGCGAGGACGCCGCGACCTTCAAGGGCACCGGCGGCGGCACCAGCTACGTCATCGGCGGCGGCGCGAGGTCCGGCAGCGACAAGACGTTCCAGCACAACGGAAATGGAACGGTCAGCATCTCCGGCTTCTACCTCAGCGGCTCCGGAAAGCTGTACCGAGCCTGCGGCAACTGCACCACGTCTTACCAGCGCCACGTCAAGGTCGACAACGTCCTGCTGAACGACATCGACATGGTCACCGGGATCAACAGCAACTGGGGCGACACCGCCACCATCACCCGAGTCACCATCAGCAACAGCTCCAGCCCTGTGGTCTGCGGGAAGTACAAGGGCGTCGCCAAGGGCAGCGAGCCGACCTACCTCGGCGAGGGATGGGACGACAGCAACTGCAGGGTCAGCAGAAGCGACATCACCTACAGGTAA
- a CDS encoding GNAT family N-acetyltransferase has product MTTGHIQQLGPPVRRAGAEDGPAVADLLIRSRRAAAGAIPPSVHPDAEWRGWVATVVLVEQEVWLLDGAGGEPLAVLVLDGDWVGQLYVDPALTGRGLGSRLIELAKSLRPGGLQLWAFETNSAAQRFYLRHGFVVAERTDGSGNEEKAPDVRFVWSGA; this is encoded by the coding sequence ATGACTACCGGGCACATTCAGCAGCTGGGCCCGCCGGTCCGCCGGGCCGGCGCCGAGGACGGCCCGGCGGTCGCGGACCTGCTCATCCGCTCCCGCCGGGCCGCCGCCGGGGCGATACCCCCGTCGGTGCACCCCGACGCCGAGTGGCGCGGGTGGGTCGCCACGGTGGTCCTGGTCGAGCAGGAGGTGTGGCTGCTGGACGGCGCCGGCGGCGAGCCCCTGGCCGTGCTGGTGCTGGACGGCGACTGGGTCGGCCAGCTCTACGTCGACCCCGCCCTGACCGGACGGGGACTCGGCTCGCGCCTGATCGAGCTGGCGAAGTCCCTGCGGCCCGGCGGCCTTCAGCTCTGGGCCTTCGAGACCAACTCCGCCGCCCAGCGGTTCTACCTGCGCCACGGCTTCGTGGTGGCCGAGCGGACCGACGGGTCGGGCAACGAGGAGAAGGCGCCGGACGTCCGCTTCGTCTGGTCCGGTGCCTGA
- a CDS encoding MmcQ/YjbR family DNA-binding protein yields the protein MPERMVTVDEARDIALSLPGAEQRGHFDVVDFRVRNRIFCTLPPEGDRMTIRLTPEEQAELLAERPSVFSAPANHWGRRGWTVVRLAGADAGQLRELVTDAWRRLAPKGLIDR from the coding sequence GTGCCTGAGCGCATGGTCACCGTCGACGAGGCCCGCGACATCGCGCTCTCCCTGCCCGGCGCCGAGCAGCGCGGGCACTTCGACGTCGTCGACTTCCGGGTCCGCAACCGGATCTTCTGCACGCTGCCGCCCGAGGGCGACCGGATGACGATCCGGCTCACCCCCGAGGAGCAGGCCGAACTGCTGGCCGAGCGGCCGTCGGTCTTCTCGGCGCCGGCGAACCACTGGGGCCGGCGGGGCTGGACCGTCGTACGGCTGGCCGGTGCCGACGCCGGGCAGCTGCGCGAGCTGGTGACCGACGCCTGGCGCCGGCTGGCGCCCAAAGGGCTGATCGACCGGTAG
- a CDS encoding poly(ethylene terephthalate) hydrolase family protein, whose protein sequence is MRNPIPRLLGALTLAAALVAAPAPALAANPYERGPAPTVASIEASRGYYAFAQVTVARSSVSGFGGGTIYYPTSTADGTFGAIAISPGFTASQSSVSWLGPRLASQGFVVITIDTLSTLDQPDSRGTQLLAALTYLTGTSSVRTRIDATRLGVMGHSMGGGGSLSASRTRPSLQAAIPLTPWHGTKNWSSDTVPTLIIGAENDTVAPVSSHAEPFYTSLPSTLDKAYLELNNASHSAPTSTNVTVAKYSISWLKRFIDNDTRYEQFLCPAPSGSAIQEYRDTCPHS, encoded by the coding sequence ATGCGAAATCCCATCCCGCGCCTGCTGGGCGCACTCACCCTGGCCGCCGCGCTGGTCGCCGCCCCGGCGCCCGCCCTGGCCGCCAACCCGTACGAGCGCGGACCCGCACCGACAGTGGCCAGCATCGAGGCCAGCCGCGGCTACTACGCCTTCGCCCAGGTCACCGTGGCGCGCTCCAGCGTCTCGGGCTTCGGCGGCGGCACGATCTACTACCCGACCAGCACGGCCGACGGCACGTTCGGCGCGATCGCGATCTCACCCGGCTTCACGGCGTCGCAGTCCAGCGTCTCCTGGCTCGGCCCGCGCCTGGCCTCCCAGGGCTTCGTGGTCATCACGATCGACACCCTCAGCACCCTCGACCAGCCGGACAGCCGCGGCACGCAGCTGCTGGCCGCGCTCACCTACCTGACCGGCACGAGCTCGGTGCGGACCCGCATCGACGCGACCCGGCTCGGCGTCATGGGCCACTCCATGGGCGGCGGCGGTAGCCTCTCCGCGTCCCGGACCCGGCCCAGCCTCCAGGCGGCGATCCCGCTGACGCCGTGGCACGGCACCAAGAACTGGTCCTCGGACACCGTGCCGACCCTGATCATCGGCGCCGAGAACGACACCGTCGCCCCGGTGTCGTCGCACGCCGAGCCGTTCTACACCAGCCTGCCGAGCACCCTCGACAAGGCGTACCTCGAGCTCAACAACGCCTCGCACTCGGCGCCGACCTCGACGAACGTGACCGTGGCGAAGTACAGCATCTCGTGGCTCAAGCGCTTCATCGACAACGACACCCGCTACGAGCAGTTCCTCTGCCCCGCACCGAGCGGCTCGGCCATCCAGGAGTACCGCGACACCTGCCCGCACTCGTAG
- a CDS encoding LPXTG cell wall anchor domain-containing protein produces MTGRFRINLTFALLAAAAALVAPAAPAAAAPIPVDLSAHLAAPAEVTPGELADYVLTTVVPGPPSPTGVRIVLTLPNGLTFEDGGGSGPCTAGSGATVVTCIVDPGGTDGNPGGREWTVRARAAETLAVGTVLTARAEILSDGAETNPADNTVTATSVVAGPGASVIKATVPAAPVVPGQPARVTVRVHYGGDQPVDDFAIRASIDGDWFGGGDLVNVPSDCFGDPGSLTCEINQTVEPDQDLVLEFVLPTKAGDKYFGTRSTVGFQTQSLGGDLRTSTVIVFAAKPSGTPAPTPTSGAGEPGGGLPVTGTATAGLAAAGVLLVAAGAGAVLLTRRRRRTFRAN; encoded by the coding sequence ATGACGGGACGCTTCCGTATCAACCTGACCTTCGCGCTGCTGGCGGCCGCGGCCGCCCTCGTCGCGCCGGCGGCCCCGGCCGCGGCCGCGCCCATACCGGTCGACCTCAGTGCCCACCTCGCCGCGCCGGCCGAGGTGACTCCGGGCGAGCTCGCCGACTACGTGCTGACCACCGTCGTGCCGGGGCCGCCGTCGCCCACCGGCGTGCGGATCGTGCTCACCCTGCCGAACGGTCTGACGTTCGAGGACGGCGGCGGGTCCGGGCCGTGCACGGCCGGGTCCGGCGCCACCGTGGTCACCTGCATCGTCGACCCCGGCGGCACCGACGGGAACCCGGGCGGCCGGGAGTGGACCGTGCGCGCCCGCGCCGCGGAGACGCTGGCGGTCGGCACGGTGCTGACCGCCCGGGCGGAGATTCTCTCCGACGGCGCCGAGACGAACCCGGCCGACAACACGGTCACCGCGACGTCGGTGGTCGCCGGGCCCGGCGCGAGCGTCATCAAGGCGACCGTCCCGGCCGCACCCGTCGTACCGGGCCAGCCGGCCCGGGTCACGGTCCGGGTGCACTACGGCGGCGACCAGCCCGTCGACGACTTCGCCATCCGCGCCTCGATCGACGGCGACTGGTTCGGCGGGGGCGACCTGGTGAACGTGCCGTCGGACTGCTTCGGCGACCCCGGCTCGCTGACCTGCGAGATCAACCAGACGGTGGAGCCGGATCAGGACCTGGTCCTGGAGTTCGTCCTGCCCACCAAGGCCGGCGACAAGTACTTCGGCACCCGTTCCACCGTCGGGTTCCAGACCCAGTCCCTCGGTGGCGACCTGCGGACCAGCACCGTGATCGTCTTCGCCGCCAAGCCGTCCGGCACGCCGGCGCCGACACCCACCTCGGGCGCCGGTGAGCCGGGTGGCGGCCTGCCCGTCACCGGCACCGCGACGGCCGGCCTGGCCGCGGCCGGAGTGCTGCTGGTCGCCGCCGGCGCGGGCGCCGTGCTGCTGACCCGCCGGCGCCGCCGCACCTTCCGGGCGAACTGA
- a CDS encoding MBL fold metallo-hydrolase, giving the protein MTEPRITHIGGPTTLIEAEGWRILTDPTFDAPGRTYRFGWGTASRKLTGPAVPAESLGTIDAVLLTHDHHADNLDDAGRALLPSAGRVVTTVAGARRLGPATTGLAPWRTTRLSAAGRPDIEITATPCRHGPPLSRPIVGEVTGFVLSWAGQQHGPLWITGDTVLYDGVRQVAGRWNIGTTVLHLGAVRFGLTGPLHYTMTADHGAELCGLVGARTVLPVHYEGWGHFSQGRPAVEAAFTGAPAAVRESLRWLTPGEATSIEV; this is encoded by the coding sequence ATGACCGAACCGCGGATCACCCACATCGGCGGCCCGACGACGCTGATCGAGGCGGAGGGCTGGCGGATTCTCACCGACCCCACGTTCGACGCGCCCGGCCGGACCTACCGGTTCGGCTGGGGCACGGCGTCGCGCAAGCTCACCGGCCCGGCGGTGCCGGCGGAGTCGCTCGGGACCATCGACGCGGTGCTGCTGACGCACGATCACCACGCCGACAACCTCGACGACGCCGGCCGCGCGCTGCTGCCGTCGGCGGGCCGGGTGGTCACGACGGTGGCCGGCGCCCGCCGCCTGGGCCCGGCGACCACCGGGCTGGCGCCGTGGCGCACGACGCGGCTCTCGGCGGCCGGCCGGCCGGACATCGAGATCACCGCGACGCCGTGCCGGCACGGCCCGCCCCTGAGCCGGCCGATCGTCGGCGAGGTGACCGGCTTCGTCCTGAGCTGGGCGGGCCAGCAGCACGGCCCGCTCTGGATCACCGGTGACACGGTGCTCTACGACGGCGTGCGGCAGGTGGCCGGCCGCTGGAACATCGGCACGACGGTCCTGCACCTCGGCGCGGTCCGGTTCGGCCTGACCGGCCCGCTGCACTACACGATGACGGCGGACCACGGCGCGGAGCTCTGCGGTCTCGTCGGTGCGCGCACGGTCCTGCCCGTGCACTACGAGGGCTGGGGGCACTTCAGCCAGGGCCGCCCGGCGGTCGAGGCGGCCTTCACGGGCGCGCCGGCCGCCGTACGGGAGAGCCTGCGCTGGCTGACCCCCGGCGAGGCCACCTCGATCGAGGTCTGA
- a CDS encoding alpha/beta hydrolase — MAPDTIVLVHGFWVTPRSWENWITHYESKGLRVVAPGYPGFEVEVEALNADTTPILDLTVPKIIAHYEEVIRGLDAPPIIIGHSAGGAFTQILLDHGLGAAGVAMNSAPTEGVRVVPLTQVKSTFPVLKSPANRHRAVPLTFEEWQYAFTNTFTEEEGRALYERYAIPANGGILWGSVLANFQPGHQDTWVDYSNDDRAPLLFVSGSEDHIMPPAVQESNLRHYKSATVTERKEYEGYAHLLPAQKGWERIADEVLDWALRHAG, encoded by the coding sequence ATGGCACCCGACACGATCGTGCTCGTACACGGATTCTGGGTCACCCCGCGCAGCTGGGAAAACTGGATCACCCACTACGAGAGCAAGGGCCTGCGCGTCGTCGCGCCCGGCTACCCCGGCTTCGAGGTGGAGGTGGAGGCGCTCAACGCCGACACGACACCGATCCTCGACCTGACCGTTCCGAAGATCATCGCCCACTACGAGGAGGTCATCCGCGGCCTCGACGCCCCGCCGATCATCATCGGCCACTCGGCCGGCGGCGCCTTCACCCAGATCCTGCTCGACCACGGCCTCGGCGCGGCCGGCGTGGCGATGAACTCCGCGCCGACCGAGGGCGTACGCGTGGTGCCGCTCACCCAGGTGAAGTCGACGTTCCCGGTGCTCAAGAGCCCGGCGAACCGGCACCGGGCGGTGCCGCTCACCTTCGAGGAGTGGCAGTACGCCTTCACCAACACGTTCACCGAGGAGGAGGGCCGCGCACTTTACGAGCGCTACGCGATCCCGGCCAACGGCGGCATCCTGTGGGGCAGCGTGCTCGCCAACTTCCAGCCGGGCCACCAGGACACCTGGGTCGACTACAGCAACGACGACCGGGCGCCGCTGCTGTTCGTCTCCGGCTCCGAGGACCACATCATGCCGCCGGCGGTGCAGGAGTCGAACCTGCGGCACTACAAGTCCGCCACCGTCACCGAGCGCAAGGAGTACGAGGGCTACGCACACCTGCTGCCGGCGCAGAAGGGCTGGGAGCGGATCGCGGACGAGGTGCTCGACTGGGCGCTGCGGCACGCCGGATGA
- a CDS encoding PfkB family carbohydrate kinase produces MRVVCVGLATVDLVQRVERLPGVDEKAEALSADVAAGGPATNAAVTAAALGASVTLVTAVGAHPLGALIRADVAACGVSLLDAAPRATAPPPVSAVTVVRATGQRTIVSRNARGADVTAPPGLADVLGAADIVLVDGHHPALARAAAACGRPLLLDAGSWRPVFADLLGAADVVAASAAFRMPGAAAAGTGAALRAAGVRRGAITNGPDPVAWWSGDRGGELPVPGVPAVDTAGAGDVFHGALAVALARDPDLLPALRYAVRIAGIRVRHAGPRAWLDAVRSQRKSAPGHAPRFHT; encoded by the coding sequence ATGCGCGTCGTCTGCGTCGGCCTGGCCACCGTCGATCTGGTGCAGCGCGTCGAGCGGCTGCCCGGCGTGGACGAGAAGGCCGAGGCGCTCTCCGCGGACGTCGCCGCGGGCGGCCCGGCCACCAACGCGGCGGTCACCGCGGCCGCCCTCGGCGCGAGCGTCACGCTGGTCACCGCGGTCGGCGCGCACCCGCTGGGCGCCCTGATCCGCGCCGACGTCGCGGCCTGCGGCGTGTCGCTGCTCGACGCCGCGCCGCGGGCCACCGCGCCGCCGCCGGTCTCCGCGGTCACCGTCGTGCGGGCCACCGGTCAGCGCACGATCGTGAGCCGCAACGCCCGCGGCGCCGACGTCACCGCTCCCCCGGGGCTGGCCGACGTGCTCGGGGCGGCGGACATCGTCCTGGTGGACGGCCATCACCCCGCCCTGGCCCGGGCCGCCGCGGCCTGCGGGCGTCCCCTGCTGCTCGACGCCGGTAGCTGGCGGCCGGTCTTCGCGGACCTGCTCGGCGCCGCCGACGTGGTCGCCGCCTCGGCGGCGTTCCGGATGCCCGGCGCCGCCGCGGCCGGCACCGGTGCCGCCCTGCGCGCCGCCGGCGTGCGGCGCGGGGCGATCACAAACGGTCCGGACCCGGTCGCCTGGTGGTCCGGCGACCGCGGCGGGGAGCTGCCGGTGCCGGGCGTGCCGGCCGTGGACACCGCGGGCGCCGGCGACGTCTTCCACGGCGCCCTCGCGGTCGCGCTCGCCCGCGACCCCGATCTGCTGCCGGCCCTGCGCTACGCGGTGCGCATCGCGGGAATCCGGGTACGGCACGCCGGGCCGCGCGCGTGGCTCGACGCCGTCCGAAGTCAACGGAAAAGCGCACCTGGGCACGCTCCCAGATTCCACACATGA
- a CDS encoding amidohydrolase family protein: MTEFWTALGLPGLADVHTHFLPERMQRRVWAHFDEAGPLIGRPWPIRYRGTEAERVAELRRLGVRTFSALAYAHRPGMAADLNAWTLDFAGRTPGCLPSATFFPEPSAAADVRSALERGARIFKLHLQVGGFDPRDELLDEAWGLLAEAGVPVVVHAGSGPVASGFTGPGPIGGVLARHPRLTMLTAHLGAPEYEGFFDLAERYENVGLDTTMAFTDFFARFAPFPPALLPRLRDLGLAGKVLLGSDFPNIPYPYEHQLDALAGLGLGDEWLRAVCWHNAARLLRDWPLSPADPA; encoded by the coding sequence ATGACCGAGTTCTGGACCGCGCTGGGACTGCCCGGCCTCGCCGACGTGCACACCCACTTCCTGCCGGAGCGGATGCAGCGCCGGGTCTGGGCGCACTTCGACGAGGCCGGCCCGCTGATCGGCCGGCCCTGGCCGATCCGCTACCGCGGCACCGAGGCCGAGCGGGTCGCCGAGCTGCGCCGGCTCGGCGTGCGGACGTTCTCCGCCCTCGCGTACGCGCACCGCCCCGGCATGGCCGCCGACCTCAACGCCTGGACGCTCGACTTCGCCGGGCGCACACCGGGCTGCCTGCCCAGCGCCACGTTCTTCCCCGAGCCGTCGGCCGCCGCCGACGTGCGCTCGGCGCTGGAGCGCGGCGCCCGGATCTTCAAGCTGCACCTGCAGGTTGGCGGCTTCGACCCCCGCGACGAGCTGCTCGACGAGGCCTGGGGCCTGCTCGCCGAGGCCGGCGTACCCGTCGTCGTGCACGCCGGCTCCGGCCCGGTGGCCAGCGGCTTCACCGGGCCCGGCCCGATCGGCGGCGTGCTGGCGCGCCACCCACGCCTCACCATGCTCACCGCGCACCTCGGCGCGCCCGAGTACGAGGGCTTCTTCGACCTCGCCGAGCGCTACGAGAACGTCGGGCTCGACACGACGATGGCGTTCACCGACTTCTTCGCGCGGTTCGCGCCGTTCCCGCCCGCCCTGCTGCCCCGGCTGCGCGACCTCGGCCTGGCCGGCAAGGTCCTGCTGGGCAGCGACTTCCCCAACATCCCGTACCCGTACGAGCACCAGCTCGACGCGCTGGCCGGCCTCGGGCTCGGCGACGAGTGGCTGCGCGCGGTCTGCTGGCACAACGCCGCCCGGCTGCTGCGCGACTGGCCGCTTTCACCGGCCGATCCCGCGTAG
- a CDS encoding GntP family permease, translating to MTPPLAAEAITSAGTTQLILAAVFGIAVVVLLIAWAKWHPFLALILGAAALGVTAGAAPGATVTSFTTGVGSTVGSVGLLIALGSMIGALLAESGGADAIVTTMVRKVSGSALPWAMAGVAALIGLPLFFEVGVVLLVPIVVLAAQRTGLPLLKIGIPALAGLSVLHGLVPPHPGPLVAVSTLNADLGLTLALGLVCAIPTVIVAGPIFGNFISKRVPLAAPPALVPAGIDYQGRPGSGPAGGQDFVDRDDLVNAGAGEPDRPVDDTLPEGRRRPSVLAAVLTILLPIVLMLLRALGELTLPEDNRLRTALDVAGTPVVALLAGVLLAMWTLGKRAGFDRVQTSAVIGGSLPPIAGILLIVAAGGGFKQVLVDSGVGNVVANAAQDANMSALLLGYLVAVGIRVATGSATVATISAAGIVAPLATTLDKPSVSLLALAIGCGSLFFSHVNDAGFWLVKEYFGMTVGQTIKTWSVMETIISVFGFGCVMLLDVFI from the coding sequence ATGACCCCGCCACTCGCCGCGGAAGCCATCACCTCCGCCGGCACCACCCAGCTCATCCTCGCCGCGGTGTTCGGAATCGCGGTCGTCGTCCTGCTCATCGCCTGGGCCAAGTGGCATCCCTTCCTGGCCCTCATCCTCGGCGCCGCCGCGCTCGGGGTCACCGCCGGCGCCGCGCCCGGCGCCACCGTCACGTCGTTCACCACCGGCGTCGGCAGCACGGTCGGCAGCGTCGGGCTGCTGATCGCGCTCGGCTCGATGATCGGCGCGCTGCTGGCCGAGTCCGGCGGCGCGGACGCCATCGTCACCACGATGGTCCGCAAGGTCTCCGGTTCGGCGCTGCCCTGGGCCATGGCGGGCGTCGCCGCGCTCATCGGCCTCCCGCTCTTCTTCGAGGTCGGCGTCGTGCTGCTGGTGCCGATCGTGGTGCTCGCCGCCCAGCGCACCGGCCTGCCGCTGCTCAAGATCGGCATCCCGGCGCTGGCCGGCCTCTCCGTCCTGCACGGCCTGGTCCCGCCGCACCCCGGCCCGCTGGTCGCGGTCTCCACCCTGAACGCGGACCTCGGCCTCACCCTCGCCCTCGGCCTGGTCTGCGCCATACCGACCGTGATCGTCGCGGGCCCGATCTTCGGCAACTTCATCTCCAAGCGGGTGCCGCTCGCCGCCCCGCCCGCGCTGGTGCCGGCCGGCATCGACTACCAGGGCCGGCCCGGCTCCGGCCCGGCCGGCGGGCAGGACTTCGTCGACCGCGACGACCTGGTCAACGCCGGCGCCGGTGAGCCGGACCGGCCCGTCGACGACACGCTGCCCGAGGGCCGGCGCCGGCCCAGCGTGCTGGCCGCCGTGCTCACCATCCTGCTGCCGATCGTGCTCATGCTGCTGCGGGCCCTCGGCGAGCTCACCCTCCCCGAGGACAACCGCCTGCGCACGGCGCTCGACGTCGCCGGCACCCCGGTGGTCGCGCTGCTCGCCGGCGTGCTCCTGGCGATGTGGACGCTCGGCAAGCGGGCCGGCTTCGACCGGGTGCAGACCTCCGCGGTCATCGGCGGCTCGCTGCCGCCGATCGCCGGCATCCTGCTCATCGTCGCCGCCGGTGGCGGCTTCAAGCAGGTGCTCGTCGACTCGGGCGTCGGCAACGTGGTCGCGAACGCGGCACAGGACGCCAACATGTCCGCGCTGCTGCTCGGCTACCTCGTCGCGGTCGGCATCCGGGTCGCCACCGGCTCGGCGACCGTCGCCACCATCAGCGCCGCCGGCATCGTCGCCCCGCTCGCGACCACTCTCGACAAGCCGTCGGTCTCGCTGCTGGCCCTGGCCATCGGCTGCGGCTCGCTGTTCTTCTCGCACGTCAACGACGCCGGCTTCTGGCTGGTGAAGGAGTACTTCGGGATGACCGTCGGCCAGACCATCAAGACCTGGTCGGTGATGGAGACGATCATCTCCGTGTTCGGCTTCGGCTGCGTGATGCTCCTGGACGTCTTCATATAG
- a CDS encoding LLM class F420-dependent oxidoreductase → MTSRPVRIGLQLQPQHADYATIRRAAAEAEELGVDVLFNWDHFFPLSGEPEGLHFECWTMLGAWAEATSQVEIGALVTCNSYRNPELLADMARTVDHISDGRLILGIGSGWFEKDYQEYGYEFGTAGGRLDALAVDLPRIESRWGRLNPPPTRKIPVLIGGGGEKKTLKLVARHADIWHSFGDAETVARKLGILRAHCADVGRDFADIEISGGGRATDDPSVSGGALREQGVSLFTVGIGGPKPDLAPLRQWLAWRDEQNA, encoded by the coding sequence ATGACTTCCAGGCCGGTACGGATCGGGCTGCAGTTGCAGCCACAGCACGCTGACTACGCCACCATTCGCCGGGCGGCGGCCGAGGCCGAGGAGCTCGGTGTCGACGTCCTGTTCAACTGGGATCACTTCTTCCCGCTCTCGGGTGAGCCCGAGGGTCTGCACTTCGAATGCTGGACCATGCTCGGCGCGTGGGCGGAGGCGACCTCACAGGTGGAGATCGGCGCCCTCGTGACCTGCAACAGCTACCGCAATCCCGAGCTGCTCGCGGACATGGCCCGCACCGTCGACCACATCAGCGACGGCCGGCTCATCCTCGGCATCGGCTCGGGCTGGTTCGAGAAGGACTACCAGGAGTACGGCTACGAGTTCGGCACCGCCGGCGGCCGCCTCGACGCCCTCGCCGTGGATCTCCCTCGGATCGAGTCCCGCTGGGGCCGGCTCAACCCGCCGCCGACCCGCAAGATCCCGGTGCTGATCGGCGGCGGCGGCGAGAAGAAGACGCTGAAGCTGGTCGCCCGGCACGCGGACATCTGGCACAGCTTCGGCGACGCGGAGACCGTCGCCCGCAAGCTCGGCATCCTGCGGGCGCACTGCGCGGACGTGGGCCGCGACTTCGCCGACATCGAGATCTCCGGCGGAGGCCGCGCGACGGACGACCCGTCGGTGAGCGGTGGCGCGCTGCGCGAGCAGGGCGTCTCGCTCTTCACCGTCGGCATCGGCGGCCCGAAGCCGGACCTGGCACCGCTGCGGCAGTGGCTGGCCTGGCGCGACGAGCAGAACGCCTGA